From Coturnix japonica isolate 7356 chromosome 1, Coturnix japonica 2.1, whole genome shotgun sequence, the proteins below share one genomic window:
- the USPL1 gene encoding SUMO-specific isopeptidase USPL1 isoform X2, whose translation MGHTPVEKTSPDYCPVCKEKGQVQVLRTYRINFQESIYLCENPQCIYPLGYKPFNSIIISADSENLQVPSNDKKRKLCDTNDLSPIESNPKQARTNKKVEQTINTDPVVKNCGDSLSIPQSSVCDVLENGQQKSNSEESINQKVDFKTTSNTNGHQESPPKNFSSGTQLLPNSTHSSTTSEVLFRDKNCSTNNTGLCLQWRNKCNLCWLDCVLSALVHLEALKFALVEDDEKCLLQRLLTKYNQAAVLLNTCKRSKVKDVLPKAELLLNEIRNQIFIQLQPQLKCELGKEESPVFALPLLLKQDQQAEKLFLHSFSWEFECVCCGYKYLDRCRKTLTTFTNIIPDWHPLNAVHVAPCNNCSDRSQRRRMILEEVPSVLMFHFVEGLPHNNLKSYSFQLEEDVYQITSVIQYDMHKKHFISWSLNPDGTWLECDDLKGLYCRRHKRFEVPPTEIHIVMWEKKASRLTEEQNSQHQSTNIEDSTANNVQLKSTVLHHGFDNAVGNILEKEHQEDSVRIPDKKQQQVAGGESSVNGDLENLAHDDLLTQILGESPLDSESKSVLNAKMTESNLVETGSQEKQESASSSNTPYRGEFIGTDLATSDTDMLSENSSICLSLQELNLASITPPVPRKQDPNPSDLSLAQSMGDRASLLNGEHGLSSGQQINCKLPPVENIAQKSPDLKGASKITVRSQVAVHSSDNNSFQPSDKDQKRGFVGSWVKKLLSKNTSFLPSSALMPKNEKSCRTPSVQKLNDTWLPVKGASNFGGFQGRGECKTSQPLTSALPRSNNAHCLSRFKGFSQGTCLPQNHNTVEGPTWNKSSNTLGSSGKTTQVHPPSCNSVKAEESDSDKTRKLRLKLLKKLNAKKKKLASLDRLAMEQAKRGKPVAGDVSAPSQIESHNGSELLQSVLSELQHHIDAADNSSEFSVNSGCTSHNSNDEILAELLSPTSTVASSEVPKSEDECMYMEMVNSSSAAPAEPAEKTGVSHTAVTSEDRSYYGPIKDSNYERTMSKSSVKKLGFESPTREDILEDLFSISAPSTIAGDIDVPHFDETLFETW comes from the exons ATG GGGCATACTCCCGTGGAAAAAACTTCACCTGACTATTGTCCAGTCTGCAAAGAGAAGGGCCAGGTTCAAGTTTTACGGACTTACCGCATCAATTTTCAAGAGTCCATTTATCTCTGTGAAAACCCTCAG tgTATCTACCCGCTTGGCTACAAACCATTTAACAGCATAATCATTTCTGCTGATTCAGAAAATCTTCAAGTTCCATCTAatgacaagaaaaggaaattgtgTGATACCAATGACCTTTCTCCCATCGAATCAAATCCAAAACAAGCAAGAACTAATAAAAAAGTTGAGCAGACTATTAATACAGACCCTGTTGTTAAAAACTGTGGTGATAGCTTGAGTATCCCTCAGTCAAGTGTATGTGACGTGTTAGAAAATGGCCAACAAAAATCTAATAGTGAGGAATCCATCAATCAGAAGGTGGATTTTAAAACAACCTCCAACACCAATGGTCATCAAGAGAGTCCGCCTAAGAACTTTAGCTCTGGAACACAACTCTTGCCCAACTCTACTCACAGCTCAACAACATCTGAAGTTTTGTTCAGAGACAAGAACTGTTCCACAAATAACACAGGTTTATGTCTTCAGTGGAGAAACAAGTGTAATCTTTGTTGGTTAGATTGTGTTTTGTCTGCACTGGTACACTTAGAAGCGTTAAAATTTGCTCTAGtagaagatgatgaaaaatgttTACTCCAAAGGCTCTTGACAAAATATAATCAAGCAGCTGTTCTACTGAATACCTGTAAAAGGAGTAAGGTAAAAG ATGTTCTTCCTAAAGCAGAATTGCTTCTCAATGAAATAAGAAACCAGATTTTTATACAGCTTCAGCCACAGCTTAAGTGTGAATTAG GTAAGGAGGAAAGTCCAGTGTTTGCACTCCCTCTGCTCTTAAAACAAGATCAGCAAGCTGAGAAACTCttcttgcattcattttcatggGAGTTTGAATGCGTGTGCTGTGGCTACAAATACCTGGACCG ATGTAGGAAAACACTAACAACGTTCACGAATATAATCCCTGATTGGCATCCACTTAATGCTGTTCATGTTGCTCCGTGCAATAACTGCAGTGATAGATCTCAAAGAAGACGGATGATTTTGGAAGA AGTACCCTCAGTATTAATGTTCCATTTCGTAGAAGGCTTACCACATAACAACCTGAAGAGTTACTCATTTCAGCTTGAAGAAGATGTCTACCAAATAACATCTGTTATTCAGTATGATATGCATAAGAAGCACTTCATAAGCTGGTCATTGAATCCTGATG gaacTTGGCTTGAATGTGATGATTTAAAGGGCCTGTATTGCAGGAGACACAAAAGATTTGAAGTTCCTCCAACAGAGATTCATATTGTCatgtgggaaaagaaagcatccCGTTTGACAGAAGAACAGAACTCACAGCATCAGAGTACAAATATTGAAGATTCTACTGCTAATAATGTGCAGTTAAAATCCACAGTGTTGCACCATGGTTTTGATAATGCTGTGGGCAATATACTTGAAAAAGAACACCAAGAAGATTCTGTGAGAATTCCAGataagaaacagcagcaggtaGCTGGGGGTGAAAGTAGTGTAAATGGTGACTTAGAAAATCTTGCACATGATGATCTTTTAACTCAGATTCTTGGAGAAAGTCCACTTGACTCAGAGAGTAAATCAGTGCTGAACGCAAAGATGACAGAAAGTAACCTTGTTGAAACGGGCTCACAGGAAAAGCAGGAATCAGCTTCTTCATCTAACACTCCCTATAGAGGGGAGTTCATTGGAACCGATCTAGCTACGAGTGATACAGACATGCTGTCTGAAAATTCCAGCATTTGCTTATCCCTACAAGAATTGAACCTCGCAAGTATTACCCCTCCTGTACCCAGAAAGCAAGACCCCAACCCATCCGACTTGTCACTTGCTCAAAGCATGGGTGATAGAGCTAGCTTACTTAATGGAGAACATGGTTTAAGTTCTGGACAACAGATAAACTGTAAATTGCCACCGGTAGAGAATATTGCACAAAAGTCACCTGACCTGAAAGGTGCAAGCAAAATTACAGTTCGTTCTCAGGTTGCAGTTCATTCTTCTGATAATAATTCCTTTCAGCCTTCAGACAAAGACCAAAAAAGAGGTTTTGTAGGAAGCTGGGTAAAAAAACTGTTAAGCAAGAATActtcttttctgccttcaagTGCCTTGATGCCCAAGAACgagaaaagctgcagaactCCCTCAGTGCAGAAGTTAAATGACACATGGTTGCCAGTTAAAGGAGCAAGTAACTTTGGTGGATTTCAAGGCAGAGGTGAATGCAAAACATCTCAGCCCCTAACGTCAGCGCTTCCTCGGAGTAATAATGCTCATTGTTTATCAAGGTTCAAAGGATTTTCTCAAGGCACTTGTCTTCCCCAGAATCATAATACTGTTGAAGGCCCAACTTGGAATAAGTCAAGCAATACTCTGGGTAGCTCTGGTAAAACAACTCAGGTCCATCCACCCAGCTGTAATTCAGTGAAGGCAGAAGAGTCAGATAGtgacaaaacaagaaagcttcGTCTGAAACTGTTAAAAAAGCTTAATGCTAAAAAGAAGAAGTTGGCTTCACTGGACAGACTAGCAATGGAACAGGCAAAGCGTGGAAAACCTGTTGCTGGGGATGTAAGTGCCCCTTCACAGATTGAATCTCATAATGGTAGTGAATTACTACAGAGCGTTTTAAGTGAACTGCAGCATCACATTGATGCTGCAGATAATTCGTCTGAATTCAGTGTGAACTCAGGATGCACTAGCCATAATAGTAATGATGAAATACTGGCAGAATTACTGTCCCCTACTTCAACTGTTGCTTCCTCAGAGGTTCCGAAAAGTGAAGATGAATGTATGTATATGGAAATGGTaaatagcagcagtgctgcaccaGCAGAGCCTGCTGAGAAGACCGGTGTATCTCATACAGCAGTGACAAGTGAGGACCGCAGTTATTACGGTCCCATAAAGGACAGTAATTACGAACGTACAATGAGCAAATCCAGTGTGAAAAAACTTGGTTTTGAAAGTCCTACAAGGGAAGATATCCTTGAAGACCTGTTCTCCATTTCAGCACCATCCACAATAGCAGGTGACATAGATGTTCCTCATTTTGATGAGACGCTGTTTGAAACTTGgtaa
- the USPL1 gene encoding SUMO-specific isopeptidase USPL1 isoform X1: MDTQKTANGLRVIGQGTGIGKSTLHMVGYLGKGHTPVEKTSPDYCPVCKEKGQVQVLRTYRINFQESIYLCENPQCIYPLGYKPFNSIIISADSENLQVPSNDKKRKLCDTNDLSPIESNPKQARTNKKVEQTINTDPVVKNCGDSLSIPQSSVCDVLENGQQKSNSEESINQKVDFKTTSNTNGHQESPPKNFSSGTQLLPNSTHSSTTSEVLFRDKNCSTNNTGLCLQWRNKCNLCWLDCVLSALVHLEALKFALVEDDEKCLLQRLLTKYNQAAVLLNTCKRSKVKDVLPKAELLLNEIRNQIFIQLQPQLKCELGKEESPVFALPLLLKQDQQAEKLFLHSFSWEFECVCCGYKYLDRCRKTLTTFTNIIPDWHPLNAVHVAPCNNCSDRSQRRRMILEEVPSVLMFHFVEGLPHNNLKSYSFQLEEDVYQITSVIQYDMHKKHFISWSLNPDGTWLECDDLKGLYCRRHKRFEVPPTEIHIVMWEKKASRLTEEQNSQHQSTNIEDSTANNVQLKSTVLHHGFDNAVGNILEKEHQEDSVRIPDKKQQQVAGGESSVNGDLENLAHDDLLTQILGESPLDSESKSVLNAKMTESNLVETGSQEKQESASSSNTPYRGEFIGTDLATSDTDMLSENSSICLSLQELNLASITPPVPRKQDPNPSDLSLAQSMGDRASLLNGEHGLSSGQQINCKLPPVENIAQKSPDLKGASKITVRSQVAVHSSDNNSFQPSDKDQKRGFVGSWVKKLLSKNTSFLPSSALMPKNEKSCRTPSVQKLNDTWLPVKGASNFGGFQGRGECKTSQPLTSALPRSNNAHCLSRFKGFSQGTCLPQNHNTVEGPTWNKSSNTLGSSGKTTQVHPPSCNSVKAEESDSDKTRKLRLKLLKKLNAKKKKLASLDRLAMEQAKRGKPVAGDVSAPSQIESHNGSELLQSVLSELQHHIDAADNSSEFSVNSGCTSHNSNDEILAELLSPTSTVASSEVPKSEDECMYMEMVNSSSAAPAEPAEKTGVSHTAVTSEDRSYYGPIKDSNYERTMSKSSVKKLGFESPTREDILEDLFSISAPSTIAGDIDVPHFDETLFETW, encoded by the exons ATGGATACCCAGAAGACTGCAAATGGTTTGCGAGTGATTGGACAAGGGACTGGTATAGGGAAATCGACACTCCACATGGTGGGGTATTTGGGAAAA GGGCATACTCCCGTGGAAAAAACTTCACCTGACTATTGTCCAGTCTGCAAAGAGAAGGGCCAGGTTCAAGTTTTACGGACTTACCGCATCAATTTTCAAGAGTCCATTTATCTCTGTGAAAACCCTCAG tgTATCTACCCGCTTGGCTACAAACCATTTAACAGCATAATCATTTCTGCTGATTCAGAAAATCTTCAAGTTCCATCTAatgacaagaaaaggaaattgtgTGATACCAATGACCTTTCTCCCATCGAATCAAATCCAAAACAAGCAAGAACTAATAAAAAAGTTGAGCAGACTATTAATACAGACCCTGTTGTTAAAAACTGTGGTGATAGCTTGAGTATCCCTCAGTCAAGTGTATGTGACGTGTTAGAAAATGGCCAACAAAAATCTAATAGTGAGGAATCCATCAATCAGAAGGTGGATTTTAAAACAACCTCCAACACCAATGGTCATCAAGAGAGTCCGCCTAAGAACTTTAGCTCTGGAACACAACTCTTGCCCAACTCTACTCACAGCTCAACAACATCTGAAGTTTTGTTCAGAGACAAGAACTGTTCCACAAATAACACAGGTTTATGTCTTCAGTGGAGAAACAAGTGTAATCTTTGTTGGTTAGATTGTGTTTTGTCTGCACTGGTACACTTAGAAGCGTTAAAATTTGCTCTAGtagaagatgatgaaaaatgttTACTCCAAAGGCTCTTGACAAAATATAATCAAGCAGCTGTTCTACTGAATACCTGTAAAAGGAGTAAGGTAAAAG ATGTTCTTCCTAAAGCAGAATTGCTTCTCAATGAAATAAGAAACCAGATTTTTATACAGCTTCAGCCACAGCTTAAGTGTGAATTAG GTAAGGAGGAAAGTCCAGTGTTTGCACTCCCTCTGCTCTTAAAACAAGATCAGCAAGCTGAGAAACTCttcttgcattcattttcatggGAGTTTGAATGCGTGTGCTGTGGCTACAAATACCTGGACCG ATGTAGGAAAACACTAACAACGTTCACGAATATAATCCCTGATTGGCATCCACTTAATGCTGTTCATGTTGCTCCGTGCAATAACTGCAGTGATAGATCTCAAAGAAGACGGATGATTTTGGAAGA AGTACCCTCAGTATTAATGTTCCATTTCGTAGAAGGCTTACCACATAACAACCTGAAGAGTTACTCATTTCAGCTTGAAGAAGATGTCTACCAAATAACATCTGTTATTCAGTATGATATGCATAAGAAGCACTTCATAAGCTGGTCATTGAATCCTGATG gaacTTGGCTTGAATGTGATGATTTAAAGGGCCTGTATTGCAGGAGACACAAAAGATTTGAAGTTCCTCCAACAGAGATTCATATTGTCatgtgggaaaagaaagcatccCGTTTGACAGAAGAACAGAACTCACAGCATCAGAGTACAAATATTGAAGATTCTACTGCTAATAATGTGCAGTTAAAATCCACAGTGTTGCACCATGGTTTTGATAATGCTGTGGGCAATATACTTGAAAAAGAACACCAAGAAGATTCTGTGAGAATTCCAGataagaaacagcagcaggtaGCTGGGGGTGAAAGTAGTGTAAATGGTGACTTAGAAAATCTTGCACATGATGATCTTTTAACTCAGATTCTTGGAGAAAGTCCACTTGACTCAGAGAGTAAATCAGTGCTGAACGCAAAGATGACAGAAAGTAACCTTGTTGAAACGGGCTCACAGGAAAAGCAGGAATCAGCTTCTTCATCTAACACTCCCTATAGAGGGGAGTTCATTGGAACCGATCTAGCTACGAGTGATACAGACATGCTGTCTGAAAATTCCAGCATTTGCTTATCCCTACAAGAATTGAACCTCGCAAGTATTACCCCTCCTGTACCCAGAAAGCAAGACCCCAACCCATCCGACTTGTCACTTGCTCAAAGCATGGGTGATAGAGCTAGCTTACTTAATGGAGAACATGGTTTAAGTTCTGGACAACAGATAAACTGTAAATTGCCACCGGTAGAGAATATTGCACAAAAGTCACCTGACCTGAAAGGTGCAAGCAAAATTACAGTTCGTTCTCAGGTTGCAGTTCATTCTTCTGATAATAATTCCTTTCAGCCTTCAGACAAAGACCAAAAAAGAGGTTTTGTAGGAAGCTGGGTAAAAAAACTGTTAAGCAAGAATActtcttttctgccttcaagTGCCTTGATGCCCAAGAACgagaaaagctgcagaactCCCTCAGTGCAGAAGTTAAATGACACATGGTTGCCAGTTAAAGGAGCAAGTAACTTTGGTGGATTTCAAGGCAGAGGTGAATGCAAAACATCTCAGCCCCTAACGTCAGCGCTTCCTCGGAGTAATAATGCTCATTGTTTATCAAGGTTCAAAGGATTTTCTCAAGGCACTTGTCTTCCCCAGAATCATAATACTGTTGAAGGCCCAACTTGGAATAAGTCAAGCAATACTCTGGGTAGCTCTGGTAAAACAACTCAGGTCCATCCACCCAGCTGTAATTCAGTGAAGGCAGAAGAGTCAGATAGtgacaaaacaagaaagcttcGTCTGAAACTGTTAAAAAAGCTTAATGCTAAAAAGAAGAAGTTGGCTTCACTGGACAGACTAGCAATGGAACAGGCAAAGCGTGGAAAACCTGTTGCTGGGGATGTAAGTGCCCCTTCACAGATTGAATCTCATAATGGTAGTGAATTACTACAGAGCGTTTTAAGTGAACTGCAGCATCACATTGATGCTGCAGATAATTCGTCTGAATTCAGTGTGAACTCAGGATGCACTAGCCATAATAGTAATGATGAAATACTGGCAGAATTACTGTCCCCTACTTCAACTGTTGCTTCCTCAGAGGTTCCGAAAAGTGAAGATGAATGTATGTATATGGAAATGGTaaatagcagcagtgctgcaccaGCAGAGCCTGCTGAGAAGACCGGTGTATCTCATACAGCAGTGACAAGTGAGGACCGCAGTTATTACGGTCCCATAAAGGACAGTAATTACGAACGTACAATGAGCAAATCCAGTGTGAAAAAACTTGGTTTTGAAAGTCCTACAAGGGAAGATATCCTTGAAGACCTGTTCTCCATTTCAGCACCATCCACAATAGCAGGTGACATAGATGTTCCTCATTTTGATGAGACGCTGTTTGAAACTTGgtaa